One window of Streptomyces sp. NBC_00273 genomic DNA carries:
- a CDS encoding SDR family NAD(P)-dependent oxidoreductase codes for MTNPAETYEKTFTGQEPFIAQHRSAGTGLLPAAVQLEMAMVGVAQRRPFTPLELTDVTFLRPLTISDHGAAPIRLDVAFGPRTRFELSTVVAGDRKPLSTGTGRLLPGDVQDPPAGTGWQVTGTRAITSERLYDSWAREGLQYGPDFRTVWDLSVGDDGMARATLRSDAEPMPWYAHPLLVDGVFQVVSCALQDLTGPDGPYPMLPIGVARLRVLTDLSALSAGATVLVRRTGVDGAYATADALLLGPSNEIAAEFEGLRMRRTDAVSRPASAAVPPRAAVLPITRIDWRPASAEDVRPEPGTGTWVLLHNGGTGSLGERAARQLRAEGARVVEVGVGPSGPQAHGRDQRMLAQPDEEAFRRLWEELGDPVAGVVHLWNAGDAADGAQGEETELRLGLYGCLAALQTLGERQRKSRFFVVTRDGQPIASGDRPVPARAALWGFVRTAAIEYPGLRPRLLDIDRSSDDGLRALLAELGDGEGPTEVGYRQGVRQAPVRVRDRSAHVAPRPGPGPIRKGGRYLILGGHGGLGLEVADRFARDGAGVVALVSRSGAAAADEDRTAAIRAHGCEVVSYSADVTTPGALAAVVERARAEFGDLHGVVHAAGTLKDGLIRSATAEDIAAVMRPKVDGVRELAAAVAGQVLDFAVLFASVSGTFGNLGQGGYAAANAYLDAFAQAYGSPWLSVDWGLWGEVGMGTAVAEQLRRRGVRPLGTAEGLDALIAVLGSEEDPRQVVVAHPDAGDVVIALEDEAAEAGAPSAVRAEARDGVRDAAGETGETGETGENGETGADAGERVAHALERFLAERLGVASFDRDTPLSDYGMSSIMSVELSEELSRRWGIHLPATLFLEYGEFAELVQALTDRYGAAVAVAAPETAEPIEPIEPIEPESAEPVRSGEPLPAAFPDRPRPMPRRQTAAAGRDADVAIVAVSGDLPGAAGGAADLWTLLRSGGHAFTEVPAERWDVDAHFEPRGPRMTGTYCRTGAFVSGVDRFDPSFFGISVREAEEMDVQQKLLLEHAWAVRDDSGLADRRDIGVFVGATYTHHRDAQGLETVGPHTALGSMNAVLANRISYALDLTGPSQTVDTLCSSSLVAIQQAVAALRSGHCAAAIVAACQVGLTPWYYRSLSQLGALSETRPRPFDERADGFLPGEGALAVMLKPLADAERDGDPIWGVIRGTAVNHGGRGSALPVPRSEAQAAVVRAALDDAGLAPADISLIETHGTATRLGDPIEIAALTEVFGGDPNRTEPCHIGTVKGNIGHLEPAAGLAGLLKVLLSLRHREIPPVAGFETASSHLDLSAGPFVIPVEPRPWHSDGPRRAGVSSFGMGGTNAHVVVEEYVGEPPYGESGEDARKSAAVADEHLLVLSAHTPDALLRRMADVRPLLLPETADGLSALCRSSAVGRDHRAHRIALLGTTVDELSTGLARALGLADRAPGSVVRGGSVLESASTGLSGPAFRYVGGGTVDWATVYPGPPARHRTLPPYPFGARPETAPPAVPDPPAAPAAEDVAAAVRRLARAHRVLGEDTVPGALPVALGLRSSSVLSRIAFTGRGTGTDSLTSDLDDPVRTGPAAFRHADRVIARLTTAGAPAGPAPVAADLDALRDGLDRTLQPEGLYAWFAAKGMELTAPLRSIAEVHYGPGRVLARIDVPAGSPLEAEAVAIDAALQVMAVLTLADPAAPSATYLPVSIGRVTRWADPARAVFVLLEGAEPGSDGTRRGDATLFAADGRVLVRLDGVEYRTVTGNDGRPSAPGRRTPQAAASEAAIVAVVRSVLHDPGVTATTSLSAAGLDSMLATAIAADVEAEYGVQLSPTDVLDAADCRTLAAHVAELAADGVFAPTAARDAAPYAVAAPDAVATTAATEDTAAAEDMAVIGLALALPGAPDPERLWSLLAGSGEEIRPAPAHRWGPYTGGHEPDVGGFLDNVEEFDARFFDFFPKQAEVLDPQARWLLRTTWEALESAGLPPRQLSSSTGVFVGASYQHYKDYNIAPELDAPSGLGNHNAFLANRVSYFLDLHGPSMTIDTLCSSSLVALHTAVRSIRNGECEQAIVAGVRVAMSPLHYVAMRNLRALSPSGASRPFDAGADGFVPGEGVVTVVVKPLRAALRDGDRVRGVIKGSAVNHGGRTSGLTVPSSAAQQEVISAALRDAGVSAESIGLVEAHGTGTGLGDPIEIEGLTRAWRGVTERSQFCAVGSLKGNVGHLEPAAGLAGLVKVLLAMEHGVVPPSLHVVRPNDHIRFEETPFYLADRAVEWPRNGGPRRAAVSAFGMGGVNAHVIVEEPPVLPVRGVPAQDSHVVRVSAADEAGLRSLAGAYADRFDAVRDDWETADLCHTANTGRSPLEFQTAVHGRTAAELATALRSVAAGSIRPARVDIDLTVEAAAIRTGSAAAPHRPAGAAELAGAGYAHIDWPALSTTGARATDLPTYPFARESYWHTTDPEVAAPGPAPAVGAGAVRVEWRVREPAPVPATVPAAVRLVTADPEIGHALTKTLRDRGVTVVESGRQADAAIVIDAPGSRNSRPLDLSGFWAELSGLMTTLPAHGTLLWAGFHDAAVHPDERGSLRPERAAMAMAVRAAGAEGRKPTAIVHLDPADPVEVLADRLAAEYAALGAGTAAEADGGTVVVAHRRGVRYTPHPVPAPPGAPYALPTDGYCLVTGGLGAVGLRLTERLIDRGAKRIGIIGRSVVDPAHSAPLRELAARAEVEYVPCDVSDPAALAAVAGQLGRRWGRLVGVVHSSGGVNPFGAMHRRPWSDAEKVLAPKVPGSLNVVRLAKEEGADFAVLVSSIAGTQALAGRGLVDYSLANAYQLALAERESDAVTTVTAHAWPNWTGIGMKADASFSAAHSIGVEQALDAFFDHLRSGGAVIFPGSTTASPAEAVEPVAFVGAAPVQTRAGAPVVPAPVRAGHDGAGMRARVRDAFVQVLGEDPGERPLPGLGLDSLVIAELTTALEQRSGLTVDPSLLMRARTADDVAAGLAAHEAPAAHEVSAVHEAPAPHRPPTPDHDDVPASALSALLRPLLQRDGQR; via the coding sequence ACCGTCCTGGTGCGCCGCACCGGCGTCGACGGCGCGTACGCGACTGCCGACGCACTGCTGCTGGGGCCCTCGAACGAGATCGCGGCAGAGTTCGAGGGGCTACGCATGCGGCGTACGGACGCCGTGTCGCGGCCGGCCTCCGCTGCGGTTCCGCCGCGCGCGGCCGTGCTGCCCATCACCCGGATCGACTGGCGTCCCGCGTCGGCGGAGGACGTCCGGCCCGAGCCGGGGACCGGCACCTGGGTGCTGCTGCACAACGGCGGTACGGGCAGCCTGGGTGAGCGGGCCGCCCGGCAACTGCGTGCCGAGGGAGCCCGTGTGGTGGAGGTCGGCGTCGGCCCGTCCGGGCCGCAGGCGCACGGCCGCGATCAGCGGATGCTGGCGCAGCCGGACGAGGAGGCGTTCCGGCGGCTCTGGGAGGAGCTGGGGGACCCGGTCGCGGGTGTGGTGCACCTGTGGAACGCCGGCGACGCGGCCGACGGTGCCCAGGGGGAGGAGACGGAGCTCCGCCTCGGCCTCTACGGATGCCTGGCCGCCCTGCAGACCCTCGGCGAGCGGCAGCGCAAGTCCCGCTTCTTCGTGGTGACCCGGGACGGGCAGCCGATCGCGAGCGGGGACCGGCCGGTGCCCGCGCGGGCCGCCCTGTGGGGCTTCGTCCGCACCGCCGCCATCGAGTACCCGGGTCTCCGCCCGCGCCTCCTCGACATCGACCGGTCCTCCGACGACGGGCTCCGCGCACTCCTGGCGGAGCTCGGCGACGGCGAAGGCCCCACCGAGGTCGGCTACCGGCAGGGTGTCCGCCAGGCACCCGTCCGGGTGCGCGACCGGTCGGCACACGTCGCGCCCCGCCCCGGGCCGGGGCCCATCAGGAAGGGCGGCCGCTACCTCATCCTCGGCGGGCACGGCGGTCTGGGCCTGGAGGTCGCCGACAGGTTCGCACGGGACGGCGCCGGCGTCGTCGCGCTGGTCAGCCGCTCCGGAGCGGCAGCCGCCGACGAGGACCGGACGGCCGCGATCCGCGCACACGGATGCGAGGTCGTTTCCTACAGCGCGGACGTCACCACCCCCGGCGCCCTGGCGGCCGTGGTCGAACGCGCCCGTGCGGAGTTCGGCGACCTGCACGGCGTGGTCCACGCGGCCGGCACGCTCAAGGACGGGCTGATCCGCAGCGCCACGGCCGAGGACATCGCCGCGGTGATGCGGCCCAAGGTCGACGGGGTCCGCGAGCTGGCGGCCGCGGTGGCCGGTCAGGTCCTGGACTTCGCCGTGCTGTTCGCGTCGGTCTCCGGCACGTTCGGCAACCTCGGGCAGGGCGGGTACGCCGCGGCCAACGCCTACCTCGACGCCTTCGCGCAGGCGTACGGCTCGCCGTGGCTGAGCGTCGACTGGGGCCTGTGGGGCGAGGTGGGCATGGGTACGGCCGTCGCGGAGCAGTTGCGGCGGCGCGGTGTCCGGCCGCTCGGCACCGCGGAGGGCCTGGACGCGCTGATCGCGGTACTGGGGTCGGAGGAGGACCCCCGCCAGGTGGTCGTCGCCCACCCGGACGCCGGCGACGTGGTCATCGCGCTCGAGGACGAGGCCGCGGAGGCCGGAGCGCCTTCCGCGGTACGGGCCGAGGCTCGTGACGGCGTACGGGACGCGGCCGGTGAGACCGGTGAGACCGGTGAGACCGGGGAGAACGGTGAGACCGGCGCGGACGCCGGGGAACGCGTCGCGCACGCACTGGAGCGGTTCCTCGCCGAGCGGCTGGGCGTCGCCTCCTTCGACCGCGACACCCCGCTGTCGGACTACGGCATGAGCTCGATCATGAGCGTCGAGCTGTCGGAGGAACTGTCCCGCAGGTGGGGCATCCACCTCCCGGCGACGCTCTTCCTGGAGTACGGCGAGTTCGCCGAGCTGGTCCAAGCCCTGACGGACCGCTACGGCGCGGCCGTCGCGGTCGCGGCGCCGGAGACCGCCGAGCCCATCGAGCCCATCGAGCCCATCGAGCCCGAGTCTGCCGAGCCCGTCCGGTCCGGCGAGCCGCTCCCGGCCGCCTTCCCGGACCGCCCGCGTCCGATGCCGCGGCGGCAGACGGCAGCAGCCGGCCGTGACGCGGACGTCGCGATCGTCGCCGTCTCCGGTGACCTGCCGGGCGCGGCCGGCGGTGCGGCGGATCTGTGGACCCTGCTCCGCTCCGGCGGACACGCGTTCACCGAGGTCCCGGCCGAACGCTGGGACGTCGACGCCCACTTCGAGCCGCGCGGCCCACGTATGACGGGCACCTACTGCCGCACCGGCGCCTTCGTCTCCGGCGTCGACCGCTTCGACCCCAGCTTCTTCGGCATCTCGGTGCGCGAGGCCGAAGAGATGGACGTACAGCAGAAGCTGCTGCTGGAACACGCCTGGGCGGTGCGGGACGACAGCGGTCTCGCCGACCGCCGCGACATCGGCGTCTTCGTCGGCGCCACCTACACCCACCACCGCGACGCGCAGGGGCTGGAGACCGTCGGACCGCACACCGCGCTCGGCTCCATGAACGCGGTACTGGCCAACCGGATCTCGTACGCGCTGGACCTGACCGGCCCGTCGCAGACCGTCGACACCCTGTGCTCGTCGTCCCTCGTCGCCATCCAGCAGGCGGTCGCCGCGCTGCGCTCGGGCCACTGTGCCGCCGCCATCGTGGCGGCCTGCCAGGTCGGCCTGACTCCGTGGTACTACCGCAGCCTGAGCCAGCTCGGCGCGCTGTCCGAGACCCGGCCGCGGCCCTTCGACGAGCGGGCGGACGGCTTCCTCCCCGGCGAGGGCGCGCTGGCCGTGATGCTGAAGCCGCTGGCGGACGCTGAGCGGGACGGCGACCCGATCTGGGGCGTCATCCGCGGTACGGCCGTCAACCACGGGGGCCGCGGCAGCGCCCTGCCGGTGCCCCGCAGCGAAGCCCAGGCCGCGGTCGTCCGGGCGGCTCTGGACGACGCCGGACTGGCCCCGGCGGACATCTCCCTGATCGAGACGCACGGCACCGCGACCCGGCTCGGCGACCCGATCGAGATCGCCGCGCTGACCGAGGTGTTCGGCGGCGACCCGAACCGCACCGAGCCGTGCCACATCGGAACCGTGAAGGGCAACATCGGGCACCTGGAGCCAGCGGCCGGACTCGCCGGCCTGCTCAAGGTCCTCCTGAGCCTGCGGCACCGGGAGATCCCGCCCGTCGCGGGCTTCGAGACCGCCAGCAGCCACCTGGACCTGTCCGCCGGGCCGTTCGTGATCCCGGTCGAGCCCCGGCCGTGGCACTCGGACGGGCCGCGCAGGGCGGGGGTCAGCTCCTTCGGCATGGGCGGCACCAACGCGCACGTCGTCGTGGAGGAGTACGTCGGGGAACCCCCGTACGGGGAGTCCGGCGAGGACGCGCGGAAGTCCGCCGCCGTAGCGGACGAGCACCTGCTGGTCCTGTCCGCCCACACTCCGGACGCCCTGCTCCGGCGCATGGCGGACGTCCGCCCGCTGCTGCTGCCGGAGACCGCGGACGGCCTGAGCGCACTGTGCCGCTCCAGTGCCGTCGGACGCGACCACCGGGCCCACCGGATCGCGCTCCTGGGAACCACGGTCGACGAGCTCAGCACCGGACTGGCCCGGGCGCTGGGCCTGGCGGACCGGGCACCCGGCAGCGTCGTCCGTGGCGGATCGGTGCTGGAGAGCGCATCGACCGGCCTCAGCGGCCCGGCCTTCCGCTACGTCGGCGGCGGCACCGTCGACTGGGCCACGGTGTACCCCGGCCCGCCGGCGCGCCACCGTACCCTGCCGCCCTACCCCTTCGGGGCGCGACCCGAGACCGCCCCACCGGCCGTGCCGGACCCACCGGCCGCGCCGGCCGCCGAGGACGTGGCCGCGGCCGTACGGCGGCTCGCGCGCGCCCACCGGGTGCTGGGCGAGGACACCGTGCCCGGGGCGCTGCCCGTGGCCCTCGGCCTGCGGTCGAGCAGTGTCCTGAGCCGGATCGCCTTCACCGGCCGGGGGACCGGAACCGATTCCCTCACCAGCGACCTCGACGACCCCGTCCGCACCGGGCCGGCTGCCTTCCGGCATGCCGACCGGGTCATCGCCCGGCTCACCACCGCCGGCGCCCCGGCGGGCCCGGCGCCCGTCGCCGCGGACCTGGACGCCCTGCGGGACGGCCTCGACCGGACCTTGCAACCGGAGGGCCTCTACGCGTGGTTCGCCGCGAAGGGCATGGAGCTCACCGCCCCGCTGCGGTCCATCGCCGAGGTGCACTACGGGCCCGGCCGCGTACTCGCACGGATCGACGTCCCGGCCGGCAGCCCGCTGGAGGCCGAGGCGGTGGCGATCGACGCCGCCCTCCAGGTCATGGCCGTCCTCACGCTGGCGGACCCCGCAGCCCCGTCGGCCACGTACCTGCCGGTCTCCATCGGCCGGGTGACCCGTTGGGCGGATCCGGCCCGGGCGGTGTTCGTGCTGCTCGAAGGTGCCGAGCCCGGCAGCGACGGCACGCGGCGCGGCGACGCGACCCTGTTCGCCGCCGACGGCCGGGTGCTCGTCCGGCTCGACGGGGTCGAGTACCGCACGGTGACCGGGAACGACGGCCGCCCGTCCGCTCCCGGCCGCCGTACGCCGCAGGCCGCGGCGTCGGAGGCGGCGATCGTCGCGGTGGTGCGGAGCGTCCTCCACGACCCGGGCGTCACCGCGACCACCTCGTTGTCCGCCGCGGGTCTCGACTCCATGCTGGCGACGGCCATCGCGGCCGACGTCGAGGCGGAGTACGGGGTGCAGCTGAGCCCGACGGACGTCCTGGACGCCGCGGACTGCCGCACCCTCGCCGCGCACGTCGCCGAACTGGCGGCCGACGGAGTGTTCGCCCCGACCGCGGCCCGCGACGCAGCCCCTTACGCCGTTGCAGCCCCCGACGCCGTTGCAACCACCGCGGCCACCGAGGACACCGCGGCCGCCGAGGACATGGCCGTCATCGGCCTGGCCCTGGCGCTCCCCGGCGCCCCGGACCCGGAACGGCTGTGGTCGCTGCTCGCCGGCTCGGGCGAGGAGATCCGCCCGGCTCCGGCCCACCGCTGGGGCCCGTACACGGGCGGTCACGAGCCCGACGTGGGCGGATTCCTCGACAACGTGGAGGAGTTCGACGCCCGGTTCTTCGACTTCTTCCCCAAGCAGGCAGAGGTCCTCGACCCGCAGGCCCGCTGGTTGCTCCGCACCACCTGGGAGGCACTCGAGTCGGCCGGCCTGCCGCCGAGGCAGCTTTCCTCCTCCACCGGCGTGTTCGTGGGCGCCAGTTACCAGCACTACAAGGACTACAACATCGCGCCGGAACTGGACGCCCCCAGCGGCTTGGGCAACCACAACGCGTTCCTGGCCAACCGGGTGAGTTACTTCCTGGACCTGCACGGGCCGAGCATGACGATCGACACGTTGTGCTCGTCGTCGCTGGTCGCCCTGCACACGGCGGTGCGCAGCATCCGCAACGGCGAGTGCGAGCAGGCGATCGTCGCCGGAGTCCGGGTCGCCATGTCTCCGCTGCACTACGTGGCGATGCGGAACCTGCGCGCCCTGTCGCCTTCGGGTGCCTCCCGGCCGTTCGATGCGGGGGCTGATGGTTTCGTGCCGGGTGAGGGTGTGGTGACGGTGGTGGTGAAGCCGCTCCGGGCTGCGCTGCGGGATGGTGATCGGGTCCGGGGTGTGATCAAGGGGAGTGCGGTCAATCACGGTGGTCGTACGAGTGGGTTGACGGTTCCGAGCAGTGCGGCGCAGCAGGAGGTGATTTCTGCGGCGTTGCGGGATGCGGGGGTGTCTGCGGAGTCGATCGGTTTGGTGGAGGCGCATGGGACGGGGACGGGTCTGGGTGATCCGATTGAGATCGAGGGTTTGACGCGTGCGTGGCGTGGGGTGACGGAGCGGTCGCAGTTTTGTGCGGTGGGTTCGTTGAAGGGGAACGTCGGTCATTTGGAGCCTGCTGCGGGTTTGGCGGGTTTGGTGAAGGTGTTGTTGGCGATGGAGCACGGGGTGGTTCCGCCGTCGTTGCACGTGGTGCGGCCGAATGATCACATTCGGTTCGAGGAGACGCCGTTCTATTTGGCGGATCGTGCGGTGGAGTGGCCGCGGAACGGTGGGCCTAGGCGGGCTGCGGTGAGTGCGTTCGGCATGGGTGGGGTGAATGCTCATGTGATCGTCGAGGAGCCTCCTGTCCTGCCGGTGCGGGGAGTACCGGCCCAGGATTCGCACGTGGTGCGGGTCAGCGCTGCCGACGAAGCGGGACTGCGTTCCCTGGCCGGCGCGTACGCCGACCGGTTCGACGCGGTACGCGACGACTGGGAGACCGCCGACCTCTGCCACACCGCCAACACCGGCCGCTCCCCGCTGGAGTTCCAGACCGCGGTCCACGGACGGACGGCCGCCGAACTCGCCACCGCGCTGCGTTCCGTCGCCGCCGGTAGCATCCGGCCCGCCCGCGTCGACATCGACCTGACCGTCGAAGCGGCGGCCATCCGCACCGGGTCGGCCGCGGCGCCGCACCGGCCCGCCGGCGCCGCCGAGCTGGCCGGGGCCGGCTACGCGCACATCGACTGGCCCGCGCTCTCCACCACGGGTGCCCGGGCCACTGACCTCCCCACCTATCCGTTCGCGCGGGAGTCGTACTGGCACACCACCGACCCGGAGGTCGCCGCGCCCGGCCCGGCACCAGCTGTCGGCGCCGGGGCGGTACGCGTCGAGTGGCGCGTCCGGGAACCGGCACCGGTGCCCGCCACCGTCCCGGCCGCGGTACGCCTGGTCACCGCCGACCCCGAGATCGGGCACGCGCTGACGAAGACCCTCCGGGACCGGGGCGTGACCGTCGTCGAGTCCGGCCGGCAGGCGGACGCGGCCATCGTGATCGACGCCCCGGGCAGCCGCAACAGCCGCCCCCTCGACCTGAGCGGTTTCTGGGCCGAGTTGAGCGGCCTGATGACGACGCTGCCCGCGCACGGGACGCTGCTCTGGGCCGGATTCCACGACGCGGCCGTCCACCCCGACGAGCGCGGCAGCCTGCGCCCCGAACGGGCCGCCATGGCCATGGCCGTACGGGCCGCCGGGGCCGAGGGCCGCAAGCCCACCGCGATCGTCCACCTGGACCCGGCCGACCCGGTCGAGGTACTGGCCGACCGCCTCGCCGCCGAGTACGCCGCCCTGGGGGCCGGTACGGCCGCCGAGGCCGACGGCGGCACGGTCGTCGTCGCCCACCGGCGGGGCGTCCGGTACACGCCGCACCCCGTGCCCGCGCCGCCCGGCGCACCGTACGCCCTGCCCACCGACGGGTACTGCCTGGTCACCGGCGGACTGGGCGCCGTAGGACTGCGCCTGACCGAGCGGCTGATCGACCGGGGAGCCAAGCGCATCGGCATCATCGGCCGGTCGGTCGTCGACCCCGCCCACTCCGCCCCCCTGAGGGAACTGGCGGCGCGGGCCGAGGTCGAGTACGTGCCCTGCGACGTGTCCGACCCCGCGGCGCTCGCCGCGGTCGCCGGGCAGCTGGGCCGGCGCTGGGGAAGGCTGGTCGGCGTCGTGCACTCCTCCGGCGGGGTCAACCCCTTCGGGGCGATGCACCGCCGGCCGTGGAGCGACGCCGAGAAGGTGCTCGCCCCCAAGGTCCCCGGCTCGCTGAACGTCGTACGGCTGGCCAAGGAGGAGGGCGCCGACTTCGCCGTCCTGGTGTCCTCGATCGCCGGTACGCAGGCCTTGGCCGGCCGGGGGCTGGTCGACTACAGCCTCGCCAACGCCTACCAGCTGGCGCTCGCCGAGCGGGAGAGCGACGCCGTCACCACGGTGACGGCGCACGCGTGGCCCAACTGGACGGGCATCGGAATGAAGGCGGACGCGTCCTTCTCCGCAGCCCACTCGATCGGCGTCGAGCAAGCGCTGGACGCCTTCTTCGACCACCTGCGGTCGGGCGGCGCCGTGATCTTCCCGGGAAGCACCACCGCCTCCCCTGCGGAGGCCGTGGAGCCCGTCGCGTTCGTCGGGGCCGCGCCGGTGCAGACGCGGGCCGGGGCCCCCGTCGTTCCCGCACCGGTGCGTGCGGGGCACGACGGCGCGGGGATGCGCGCCCGGGTGCGGGACGCCTTCGTCCAGGTGCTGGGGGAGGACCCCGGCGAGCGCCCGCTGCCGGGGCTGGGGCTGGACTCCCTGGTGATCGCCGAGCTGACCACGGCACTCGAACAGCGCAGCGGCCTGACCGTTGATCCGTCGCTGCTGATGCGGGCACGCACGGCCGACGACGTCGCGGCCGGACTCGCCGCCCACGAGGCGCCGGCCGCGCATGAGGTGTCGGCCGTTCACGAGGCGCCGGCCCCCCACCGTCCGCCCACTCCCGACCACGACGACGTGCCCGCATCCGCTCTGAGCGCCCTGCTGCGTCCGCTGCTCCAGCGGGACGGGCAGCGGTGA